From Anopheles funestus chromosome 3RL, idAnoFuneDA-416_04, whole genome shotgun sequence, a single genomic window includes:
- the LOC125768377 gene encoding calpain-A-like yields MHFISWWLESDDDRSNSTDELGDKDWSTWNATFEKNPPANQDFQTIRALTLAKGTLFEDPYFPANNFSIYQSNPPQNGERHIEWKRPGEIVEQPKFVTEGYSRFDVRQGIIGNCWFISSCATLTTHPDLFERVVPQDNGQFDDANYAGLFHFNFWKYGQWVEVIVDDRLPVNEHNKLLFISSSVEDEFWGALLEKAYAKLHGSYEALDGGTGREGMVDLTGGITEYYTLKGTEPIDLFDRVERNLARNSLITAGINEDENGQLASVSLVPKHEYSVTKVSRLDAKRHMLDFGDGITEDVRLICVRNPWGRGEWSGAWGDNSIEWIMVNDEKMAELNIVQEDGEFWMSFKDFVKYFNDISVCYQCPGNMSEELKTRYPWEMVTQAGEWKLGSTAGGSDAKSFWRNPQYFLSIGENYLDKEEYSAPSLSLTIGLMQKHHRAKGISFLSMRVLVYPIPDHVTINHRSLPGAFFENVAPVEAEADFQTAREIVTRYTLPPGRYVIVPHTWKPHQEAEFLLRMFADGRLDKVCYCAG; encoded by the exons ATGCATTTCATTAGCTGGTGGTTGGAGTCGGATGACGATCGGTCCAACAGTACTGACGAGCTAGGAGACAAGGATTGGAGTACTTGGAACGCCACGTTTGAAAAG AATCCACCGGCAAACCAAGACTTTCAAACAATTCGCGCCCTCACCTTAGCAAAAGGGACACTCTTCGAGGATCCTTATTTTCCGGCCAATAATTTCTCCATCTACCAGTCGAATCCACCCCAGAATGGAGAGCGTCACATTGAATGGAAACGGCCGGGAGAAATTGTAGAACAGCCCAAATTCGTTACGGAGGGTTATTCCCGGTTCGATGTACGCCAAGGTATTATCGGTAACTGCTGGTTCATATCATCCTGTGCCACTCTTACCACCCACCCTGATCTTTTTGAGCGCGTAGTGCCACAGGACAATGGACAGTTCGACGACGCCAACTATGCCGGGTTGTTTCACTTCAACTTCTGGAAATATGGCCAGTGGGTTGAGGTTATAGTGGACGATCGGCTGCCGGTAAACGAACACAACAAGCTGCTCTTCATAAGCTCCTCCGTAGAGGACGAATTTTGGGGAGCACTGTTAGAGAAAGCCTACGCAAAGCTGCACGGTTCTTACGAGGCACTAGACGGTGGAACGGGACGAGAAGGAATGGTCGATCTTACCGGTGGCATTACCGAGTACTACACACTGAAAGGCACCGAACCGATCGATCTGTTTGACCGGGTGGAACGAAATCTTGCCCGCAACTCGTTGATAACTGCTGGTATTAATGAAGACGAGAATGGGCAATTGGCATCCGTTAGCTTGGTACCGAAACACGAGTACTCGGTAACGAAGGTGTCGCGGCTGGATGCGAAGCGTCATATGCTAGACTTTGGCGATGGCATAACCGAGGATGTAAGGCTAATTTGTGTCCGCAATCCATGGGGCAGAGGAGAGTGGAGTGGAGCCTGGGGCGATAACTCCATCGAGTGGATAATGGTGAACGATGAGAAGATGGCGGAACTGAACATCGTGCAGGAAGATGGCGAGTTTTGGATGAGttttaaagattttgtaaaatattttaacgatATCAGTGTGTGCTACCAGTGTCCGGGTAATATGAGCGAGGAGCTAAAAACACGATACCCTTGGGAAATGGTGACCCAGGCTGGAGAATGGAAGCTTGGCAGCACAGCAGGTGGATCGGACGCCAAGAGTTTCTGGAGGAATCCACAATACTTTCTCAGCATTGGAGAAAATTATTTGGATAAAGAGGAGTACAGTGCGCCTAGCTTAAGCCTTACGATTGGATTAATGCAAAAGCACCATCGTGCTAAAGGGATCAGCTTCTTGTCGATGCGAGTGCTTGTTTATCCCATACCAGACCACGTAACTATTAACCATCGATCGTTACCGGGTGCGTTCTTCGAAAATGTTGCGCCCGTAGAAGCCGAAGCCGATTTCCAGACGGCCCGTGAAATTGTGACCCGATACACACTACCACCCGGAAGGTACGTCATTGTCCCACATACTTGGAAACCACACCAAGAGGCAGAGTTCTTGTTACGCATGTTTGCCGATGGACGCCTAGACAAGGTGTGTTACTGTGCCGGGTGA